A genomic stretch from Streptomyces sp. QL37 includes:
- a CDS encoding TerD family protein: MGVSLSKGGNVSLTKAAPNLTAVIVGLGWDARTTTGGDFDLDASALLTNAEGKVGSDGNFVFFNNLKSPDGSVEHTGDNLTGEGEGDDEVIKVNLVGVPADVDKIVFPVSIYEAESRQQSFGQVRNAYIRVVNQADNSELARYDLSEDASTETAMVFGELYRNGAEWKFRAIGQGYASGLRGIAQDFGVNV; the protein is encoded by the coding sequence GTGGGAGTCAGCCTCAGCAAGGGCGGCAACGTCTCGCTGACCAAGGCCGCGCCGAACCTGACCGCGGTCATCGTGGGTCTGGGCTGGGATGCCCGGACGACCACCGGCGGTGACTTCGACCTCGACGCCAGCGCGCTGCTGACGAACGCCGAGGGCAAGGTCGGCAGCGACGGGAATTTCGTCTTCTTCAACAACCTCAAGAGCCCCGACGGCTCGGTCGAGCACACCGGCGACAACCTCACCGGTGAGGGCGAGGGCGACGACGAGGTCATCAAGGTCAACCTGGTCGGCGTCCCGGCCGACGTCGACAAGATCGTCTTCCCGGTCTCGATCTACGAGGCCGAGAGCCGTCAGCAGAGCTTCGGCCAGGTCCGCAACGCGTACATCCGCGTGGTGAACCAGGCCGACAACAGCGAGCTCGCCCGCTACGACCTGAGCGAGGACGCCTCGACGGAGACCGCCATGGTCTTCGGCGAGCTCTACCGCAACGGCGCGGAGTGGAAGTTCCGTGCCATCGGCCAGGGGTATGCCTCGGGTCTGCGCGGCATCGCGCAGGACTTCGGCGTCAACGTCTGA
- a CDS encoding peroxiredoxin — protein sequence MAIEVGTKAPDFELKDNHGRTVKLSDFRGEKNVVLLFYPFAFTGVCTGELCALRDELPRFENDDTQLLAVSNDSIHTLRVFAEQEGLEYPLLSDFWPHGETSRAYGVFDEGKGCAVRGTFIIDKEGVVRWTVVNGLPDARDLNDYIKALGSI from the coding sequence ATGGCGATCGAGGTCGGCACGAAGGCTCCGGATTTCGAGCTGAAGGACAACCACGGGCGCACCGTGAAGCTCTCGGACTTCCGCGGTGAGAAGAACGTGGTGCTGCTCTTCTACCCCTTCGCCTTCACCGGTGTCTGCACGGGTGAGCTGTGCGCGCTCCGCGACGAGCTGCCCAGGTTCGAGAACGACGACACCCAGCTGCTCGCCGTCTCCAACGACTCGATCCACACCCTGCGCGTCTTCGCCGAGCAGGAGGGCCTGGAGTATCCGCTGCTGTCGGACTTCTGGCCGCACGGGGAGACCTCGCGGGCGTACGGCGTCTTCGACGAGGGCAAGGGCTGCGCGGTGCGCGGCACGTTCATCATCGACAAGGAGGGCGTGGTCCGCTGGACCGTCGTCAACGGCCTGCCGGACGCGCGTGACCTGAACGACTACATCAAGGCACTCGGCTCGATCTGA
- a CDS encoding DUF3052 domain-containing protein, with translation MSATADHAEERTNTAARLGFEPGQVVQEIGYDDDVEQELREGIEATIGQELVDEDYDDVADVVLLWFRDEDGDLTDALVDAIGLIEDGGAVWLLTPKTGRDGYVEPSDINEAAQTAGLAQTKSISAGKDWTGSRLVTPKGAPAKR, from the coding sequence GTGAGCGCGACCGCGGACCACGCGGAGGAACGGACCAACACGGCCGCAAGGCTTGGGTTCGAACCCGGACAGGTGGTCCAGGAGATCGGCTACGACGACGACGTCGAGCAGGAGCTCCGTGAGGGCATTGAGGCCACAATCGGCCAGGAACTCGTCGACGAGGACTACGACGACGTCGCTGACGTCGTCCTGCTCTGGTTCCGCGACGAGGACGGCGACCTTACGGACGCGCTGGTGGATGCCATTGGTCTGATCGAGGACGGTGGGGCGGTCTGGCTGCTGACGCCCAAGACCGGCCGCGACGGATACGTCGAACCGAGCGACATCAACGAGGCTGCCCAGACAGCTGGTCTCGCCCAGACCAAGAGCATCAGCGCGGGCAAGGACTGGACGGGCAGCCGTCTGGTCACTCCCAAGGGGGCCCCGGCCAAGCGCTGA
- the aceE gene encoding pyruvate dehydrogenase (acetyl-transferring), homodimeric type, translating to MASGSDRNPIIIGGLPSQVPDFDPEETQEWLDSLDAAVDERGRERARYLMLRLIERAREKRVAVPEMRSTDYVNTIATKDEPFFPGDEEIERKVLNATRWNAAVMVSRAQRPGIGVGGHIATFASSASLYDVGFNHFFRGKDDGLGGDQIFFQGHASPGIYARAFLLDRLSEAQLDGFRQEKSKAGHALSSYPHPRSMPDFWEFPTVSMGLGPLGAIYQARMNRYMEARGIADTSKSHVWAYLGDGEMDEPESLGQLSIAAREGLDNLTFVVNCNLQRLDGPVRGNGKIIQELESQFRGAGWNVIKLVWDRTWDPLLAQDRTGILVNKLNTTPDGQFQTYATETGAYIRDHFFGDDPRLRDMVKDMSDDQILHLGRGGHDHRKVYAAYAAAKAHKGQPTVILAQTVKGWTLGPNFEGRNATHQMKKLTADDLKRFRDRLHIPIADKQLEDGNPPYYHPGRDSEEIQYMHDRRQGLGGYVPTRVVRAKPLPLPDEKAYATAKKGSGQQSIATTMAFVRVLKDLMRDKEIGKRFVLIAPDEYRTFGMDAFFPSAKIYNPLGQQYESVDRELLLAYKESPTGQMLHDGISEAGCTASLIAAGSAYATHGEPLIPVYVFYSMFGFQRTGDQFWQMADQLSRGFVLGATAGRTTLTGEGLQHADGHSQLLASTNPACVSYDPAFGYEIAHIVKDGLRRMYGEDSEDVFYYLTVYNEPIQHPAEPADVDVEGILKGVHRYRAGEQGEIPAQILASGVAVPWAVEAQRILADEWNVKADVWSATSWNELRREAVEVERHNLLHPEEEQRVPYVTRKLSGSEGPFVAVSDWMRSVPDQIARWVPGAYQSLGADGFGFADTRGAARRFFHIDAQSIVLAVLTELAKEGRIDRSALKTALDRYELLDVAAAGPGPEGGDA from the coding sequence GTGGCTTCCGGATCCGATCGCAACCCGATCATCATTGGCGGCCTTCCGAGCCAGGTCCCGGACTTCGATCCTGAAGAGACCCAGGAATGGCTCGACTCCCTCGACGCCGCCGTCGACGAGCGCGGCCGTGAGCGGGCCCGCTATCTGATGCTCCGGCTCATCGAGCGTGCGCGCGAGAAGCGTGTGGCCGTGCCCGAGATGCGCAGCACCGACTACGTCAACACGATCGCCACGAAGGACGAGCCGTTCTTCCCGGGCGACGAGGAGATCGAGCGCAAGGTCCTCAACGCCACCCGGTGGAACGCCGCGGTGATGGTCTCCCGCGCCCAGCGCCCCGGGATCGGTGTCGGCGGTCACATCGCCACCTTCGCCTCCTCCGCCTCGCTGTACGACGTGGGCTTCAACCACTTCTTCCGGGGCAAGGACGACGGCCTCGGCGGCGACCAGATCTTCTTCCAGGGGCACGCGTCCCCGGGGATCTACGCCCGCGCCTTCCTGCTCGACCGGCTGAGCGAGGCCCAGCTCGACGGCTTCCGCCAGGAGAAGTCCAAGGCCGGTCACGCGCTGTCCAGCTACCCGCACCCGCGGTCGATGCCGGACTTCTGGGAGTTCCCGACCGTCTCGATGGGCCTCGGCCCGCTCGGTGCGATCTACCAGGCGCGGATGAACCGCTACATGGAGGCGCGCGGCATCGCCGACACCTCCAAGTCGCACGTCTGGGCCTATCTCGGCGACGGCGAGATGGACGAGCCCGAGTCGCTCGGCCAGCTCTCCATCGCCGCGCGCGAGGGCCTGGACAACCTCACCTTCGTGGTGAACTGCAACCTGCAGCGCCTCGACGGCCCGGTGCGCGGCAACGGCAAGATCATCCAGGAGCTGGAGTCGCAGTTCCGCGGCGCCGGCTGGAACGTCATCAAGCTGGTCTGGGACCGCACCTGGGACCCGCTGCTCGCCCAGGACCGCACGGGCATCCTGGTCAACAAGCTGAACACCACCCCGGACGGCCAGTTCCAGACGTACGCGACCGAGACCGGGGCGTACATCCGTGATCACTTCTTCGGGGACGACCCGCGGCTGCGGGACATGGTCAAGGACATGTCCGACGACCAGATCCTGCACCTGGGCCGCGGCGGTCACGACCACCGCAAGGTCTACGCGGCCTACGCGGCGGCCAAGGCCCACAAGGGCCAGCCGACCGTGATCCTGGCGCAGACGGTCAAGGGCTGGACGCTCGGGCCGAACTTCGAGGGCCGCAACGCGACCCACCAGATGAAGAAGCTCACGGCGGACGACCTGAAGCGCTTCCGGGACCGTCTGCACATCCCGATCGCGGACAAGCAGCTGGAGGACGGCAACCCGCCGTACTACCACCCGGGCCGCGACTCGGAAGAGATCCAGTACATGCACGACCGCCGCCAGGGTCTGGGCGGTTACGTCCCGACGCGTGTGGTGCGGGCGAAGCCGCTGCCCCTTCCCGACGAGAAGGCGTACGCGACCGCGAAGAAGGGTTCGGGTCAGCAGTCGATCGCCACGACCATGGCGTTCGTACGCGTCCTGAAGGACCTCATGCGGGACAAGGAGATCGGCAAGCGCTTCGTGCTGATCGCGCCCGACGAGTACCGCACCTTCGGCATGGACGCGTTCTTCCCGAGTGCGAAGATCTACAACCCGCTCGGGCAGCAGTACGAGTCAGTGGACCGTGAGCTCCTCCTCGCGTACAAGGAGTCGCCGACCGGTCAGATGCTGCACGACGGCATCTCCGAGGCCGGCTGCACGGCCTCGCTGATCGCCGCGGGTTCGGCCTACGCCACGCACGGCGAGCCGCTCATCCCGGTCTACGTCTTCTACTCGATGTTCGGTTTCCAGCGCACCGGTGACCAGTTCTGGCAGATGGCCGACCAGCTCTCGCGCGGATTCGTCCTGGGCGCGACCGCCGGACGTACGACGCTGACCGGCGAGGGTCTCCAGCACGCGGACGGCCACTCGCAGCTGCTCGCCTCGACGAACCCGGCCTGCGTCTCCTACGACCCGGCGTTCGGGTACGAGATCGCGCACATCGTCAAGGACGGTCTGCGCAGGATGTACGGCGAGGACAGCGAGGACGTCTTCTACTACCTCACCGTCTACAACGAGCCGATCCAGCACCCCGCGGAGCCCGCCGACGTGGATGTCGAGGGCATCCTCAAGGGCGTGCACCGCTACCGCGCCGGCGAGCAGGGCGAGATCCCGGCCCAGATCCTGGCGTCCGGCGTGGCGGTCCCGTGGGCGGTGGAGGCCCAGCGGATCCTCGCCGACGAGTGGAACGTGAAGGCGGACGTCTGGTCGGCGACCTCCTGGAACGAGCTGCGCCGTGAGGCCGTGGAGGTGGAGCGCCACAACCTGCTCCACCCGGAGGAGGAGCAGCGCGTCCCCTATGTGACGCGGAAGCTCTCCGGCTCCGAGGGCCCGTTCGTGGCGGTCTCGGACTGGATGCGTTCCGTGCCCGACCAGATCGCGCGCTGGGTCCCCGGCGCCTACCAGTCGCTGGGCGCGGACGGCTTCGGCTTCGCGGACACCCGTGGAGCGGCCCGCCGCTTCTTCCACATCGACGCGCAGTCGATCGTGCTCGCGGTGCTGACGGAGCTGGCCAAGGAGGGCAGGATCGACCGTTCGGCGCTGAAGACGGCGCTGGACCGCTACGAGCTGCTGGACGTGGCCGCCGCGGGCCCCGGCCCGGAGGGCGGCGACGCGTAG
- a CDS encoding peptidase inhibitor family I36 protein gives MRKTFLAATLAATALVPATAPTSGAAPAAPQEPTAQEHSRSAPRSAPAGLAPCGAGQLCLWAKSDFTGARQVHELSTVDIESCVPLPAGHHAQALVNRTGRPVTTYQSAECAETGEFETYPGGGTWVPRSPYAVRAFKIWES, from the coding sequence ATGCGCAAGACCTTCCTCGCCGCCACCCTGGCGGCCACCGCACTCGTCCCGGCCACGGCCCCGACCTCGGGCGCCGCGCCGGCCGCCCCCCAGGAGCCCACAGCCCAGGAGCACTCCCGGAGCGCCCCGCGGTCCGCTCCGGCAGGGCTCGCACCGTGCGGCGCCGGACAGCTCTGCCTCTGGGCGAAGTCCGACTTCACCGGGGCCAGGCAGGTCCATGAGCTGTCCACCGTGGACATCGAGAGCTGTGTCCCCCTGCCGGCCGGCCACCACGCCCAGGCGCTCGTCAACCGCACCGGGCGGCCCGTCACCACCTACCAGTCGGCCGAGTGCGCGGAGACCGGCGAATTCGAGACGTACCCGGGTGGCGGCACCTGGGTGCCCCGGTCGCCGTACGCGGTCCGGGCCTTCAAGATCTGGGAGAGCTGA
- a CDS encoding MFS transporter gives MTSQTTVEKAPREPEDTLVPAPVKGLRGHPWLTLFAVAIGVMMVALDGTIVAIANPAIQQDLGASLADVQWITNGYMLALAVSLITAGKLGDRFGHRQTFLIGIAGFAAASAAIGFSGSVSLVIFFRVLQGLFGALLMPAALGLLRATFPAEKLNMAIGIWGMVIGASTAGGPILGGVLVEHVSWESVFFINVPVGVIALLFGLVILRDHRAENAPKSFDIGGIVLLSQAMFCLIWSLIKGSEWGWGDWKTLGFLGAALVLFLVFALSQKNVREPLIPLAMFRSVPLSAGVVLMVLMAFAFMGGLFFVTFYLQNVHGMSPVDSGLHLLPLTGMMIVGSPLAGAAITRFGPRVPLVGGMVSVAIAMFGMSQLSIGTGTLTMSLWFALLGFGLAPVMVGATEVIVGNAPMELSGVAGGLQQAAMQVGGSLGTAVLGAVMAAQVDAKLDDNWKAAELPPVDPAQLDQASAAIKVGMPPVAPGTPPEIAAKITGVAHDTFVSGMSAAFMVAGIVAVAAALVAMLTKRGENAEAGMGAGHI, from the coding sequence ATGACTAGTCAGACCACTGTCGAGAAGGCGCCGCGGGAGCCTGAAGACACCCTTGTTCCCGCACCGGTGAAAGGGCTGCGCGGCCACCCCTGGCTGACGCTCTTCGCCGTCGCCATCGGCGTGATGATGGTGGCGCTCGACGGCACGATCGTCGCGATCGCCAACCCCGCCATCCAGCAGGACCTCGGTGCCTCGCTCGCCGACGTCCAGTGGATCACCAACGGCTACATGCTCGCCCTCGCGGTCTCCCTGATCACCGCGGGCAAACTCGGTGACCGCTTCGGCCACCGGCAGACGTTCCTCATAGGCATCGCGGGGTTCGCAGCCGCGTCGGCGGCCATCGGCTTCTCCGGCAGCGTCTCCCTGGTGATCTTCTTCCGGGTGTTGCAGGGTCTCTTCGGCGCGCTGCTGATGCCGGCCGCGCTCGGCCTGCTGCGCGCCACCTTCCCCGCCGAGAAGCTGAACATGGCGATCGGTATCTGGGGCATGGTGATCGGCGCCTCGACCGCGGGCGGCCCCATCCTCGGCGGTGTGCTCGTGGAGCACGTCAGCTGGGAGTCCGTCTTCTTCATCAACGTCCCCGTCGGCGTGATCGCGCTCCTCTTCGGCCTCGTGATCCTGCGGGACCACCGCGCCGAGAACGCGCCGAAGTCCTTCGACATCGGCGGCATCGTCCTGCTGTCCCAGGCGATGTTCTGCCTCATCTGGTCGCTGATCAAGGGCTCCGAGTGGGGCTGGGGCGACTGGAAGACCCTCGGCTTCCTGGGCGCCGCGCTCGTCCTGTTCCTCGTCTTCGCGCTCTCCCAGAAGAACGTCCGCGAGCCGCTGATCCCGCTGGCCATGTTCCGCTCCGTGCCGCTGTCGGCCGGTGTGGTCCTGATGGTGCTGATGGCCTTCGCCTTCATGGGCGGCCTGTTCTTCGTCACCTTCTACCTGCAGAACGTCCATGGCATGAGCCCCGTCGACAGCGGTCTGCACCTGCTGCCGCTGACCGGGATGATGATCGTCGGCTCACCGCTCGCCGGCGCCGCGATCACCAGGTTCGGGCCGCGCGTGCCGCTGGTCGGCGGCATGGTGTCCGTCGCGATCGCCATGTTCGGGATGTCCCAGCTGAGCATCGGCACCGGCACGCTGACCATGTCGCTCTGGTTCGCGCTGCTCGGCTTCGGCCTCGCGCCGGTCATGGTCGGCGCCACCGAGGTCATCGTGGGCAACGCCCCGATGGAGCTCTCCGGTGTCGCGGGCGGGCTCCAGCAGGCCGCCATGCAGGTCGGCGGAAGCCTCGGGACGGCCGTGCTCGGCGCCGTCATGGCCGCCCAGGTCGACGCGAAGCTCGACGACAACTGGAAGGCCGCGGAGCTCCCGCCGGTCGACCCGGCGCAACTGGACCAGGCGTCCGCCGCCATCAAGGTCGGTATGCCGCCGGTCGCACCCGGCACCCCGCCGGAGATCGCGGCGAAGATCACGGGTGTCGCCCATGACACCTTCGTGTCGGGCATGAGCGCGGCCTTCATGGTCGCGGGCATCGTCGCGGTGGCCGCCGCCCTGGTCGCCATGCTCACCAAGCGGGGCGAGAACGCCGAGGCCGGCATGGGCGCGGGCCACATCTGA
- a CDS encoding TetR family transcriptional regulator produces the protein MTRRQTSGVPVPGAPTGLRERKKRRTREALLHTALRLFTTQGYERTTVDEIVDAVDVSQRTFFRYFANKEAVAFAVQEAVDARFLSELRQRPASEAPFEAMRRAALDAWKTIAETDDDVTVELQMRAYRVIESTPALHAAHMRRHIGLEHQTALLIAEREGIDPEVDPRPRVAVAAFSGVMRMTGQLWGRRQDAGVEALRELTELHLDQLGPALSGSWRTA, from the coding sequence GTGACACGCAGGCAGACATCCGGGGTTCCCGTGCCGGGGGCTCCGACCGGGCTGCGCGAGCGTAAGAAGCGGCGCACCCGAGAGGCCCTGCTGCACACCGCCCTCAGACTCTTCACCACACAGGGCTACGAGCGGACGACCGTCGACGAGATCGTCGACGCCGTCGACGTCTCCCAGCGCACCTTCTTCCGCTACTTCGCCAACAAGGAGGCCGTCGCGTTCGCCGTCCAGGAGGCGGTGGACGCGCGCTTCCTCTCGGAGCTGCGTCAACGCCCCGCCTCGGAAGCCCCTTTCGAGGCAATGCGCCGGGCGGCCCTGGATGCCTGGAAGACCATCGCCGAGACCGACGACGACGTCACCGTCGAACTCCAGATGCGCGCCTACCGGGTGATCGAGTCGACCCCCGCGCTGCACGCCGCCCACATGCGCCGCCACATCGGCCTGGAGCACCAGACCGCCCTGCTGATCGCGGAGCGTGAGGGGATCGACCCGGAGGTGGATCCGCGCCCCCGGGTGGCCGTCGCCGCGTTCTCCGGGGTGATGCGGATGACCGGACAGCTGTGGGGCCGTCGGCAGGACGCGGGGGTGGAGGCGCTCCGGGAGCTGACCGAACTCCACCTGGACCAGCTCGGACCTGCGCTCTCCGGGAGCTGGCGCACCGCGTAG
- a CDS encoding alpha/beta hydrolase, which produces MTSFDSSPTLTAWRALLAIAVVFVMLATTGWTAVRHQHSSAPRETALASWAKDRIAGHSLPDVSAPAYRLAHFFATLTAGQQVALADKYPLVVGNLNGAPVTLRYRANRHALVQAESAEEKRTRDTRLSPDGRHQAALRLARFRSMLSGDRQILAFDPSGRGRAAEVLGDLDRAERVSVVVPGVDTNLLTLERTGVKKNAAPVGMAQSLYAAERSARPGSRTAVIAWADYTAPVGIGMDSALGGLAAEGAKRLNGLLDALPGASDVSLFCHSYGSVLCGVAAHELPSRVSDIAVAGSPGMRADNAAALHTGARVWAMRDSDDWIEDVPNMAVGGLGHGADPVDPAFGARIVSAHGAIGHSGYFEPGTESLSNFAAIGVGAYDSVSCAASDGACHREISGESEA; this is translated from the coding sequence GTGACTTCCTTCGACTCCTCCCCCACTCTCACCGCGTGGCGCGCTCTGCTCGCCATCGCGGTCGTGTTCGTGATGCTGGCGACCACCGGATGGACCGCGGTGCGTCATCAGCACTCGTCAGCGCCGCGCGAGACGGCGCTCGCCTCCTGGGCGAAGGACCGGATAGCCGGTCACTCCCTCCCGGACGTGAGCGCGCCTGCCTACCGGCTGGCGCACTTCTTCGCGACGCTCACGGCGGGCCAGCAGGTCGCCCTGGCCGACAAGTACCCGCTGGTGGTGGGGAATCTGAACGGCGCTCCGGTCACCCTGCGCTACCGGGCCAACCGGCACGCCCTGGTGCAGGCGGAATCGGCCGAGGAGAAACGGACGCGGGACACACGTCTCTCACCGGACGGGCGCCATCAGGCCGCGCTCCGGCTGGCGCGTTTCCGGTCCATGCTCTCGGGTGACCGGCAGATCCTCGCCTTCGATCCGTCGGGCCGAGGCCGGGCGGCGGAGGTCCTCGGCGACCTCGACCGGGCCGAGCGGGTCTCGGTCGTCGTCCCCGGGGTCGACACGAATCTGCTGACCCTGGAGCGCACCGGCGTCAAGAAGAACGCGGCGCCCGTCGGCATGGCGCAGTCGCTGTACGCCGCGGAGCGCTCGGCGCGTCCCGGTTCGCGTACGGCGGTCATCGCGTGGGCCGATTACACGGCGCCCGTCGGGATCGGCATGGACTCCGCGCTGGGCGGGCTCGCGGCGGAGGGGGCGAAGCGGCTGAACGGCCTCCTGGACGCGCTGCCCGGCGCGTCCGACGTCTCGCTGTTCTGCCACAGCTACGGCTCCGTGCTGTGCGGCGTGGCCGCACACGAGCTGCCGTCCAGGGTGTCCGACATCGCGGTGGCCGGCAGCCCCGGGATGCGGGCGGACAACGCCGCCGCCCTGCACACCGGGGCCAGGGTCTGGGCGATGCGGGACAGCGACGACTGGATCGAGGACGTGCCGAACATGGCGGTCGGCGGGCTCGGACACGGCGCCGACCCGGTCGACCCTGCCTTCGGCGCGCGGATCGTGTCGGCGCACGGCGCGATCGGGCACAGCGGCTATTTCGAGCCGGGCACGGAGAGTCTCAGCAACTTCGCCGCGATCGGCGTGGGCGCCTACGACTCGGTCAGCTGTGCGGCCTCCGACGGCGCGTGCCATCGTGAGATTTCCGGCGAGTCGGAGGCCTGA
- a CDS encoding DUF4429 domain-containing protein — MGDVLAGIHATWEFDTDSVLIRFERGIRTPKLFQSLRERRIPYAALSTVTLTPGKRGTVVLRAVPRPGADPLLAAAAGQLKEGNDPYRLVLPAERETLAEYYADELRALLGSEASLPAERFMVTAPEAPMHFKAYDGRAGFDGSLVSFRWFWTGASSAKWKAGDQTFPVAELGGIEWRSPEAFEGYLRLLPRGAAADSEAGGPGPDPAPDGQTPVRAQPDQDPAAVVFGLGYGPVHESLPFAAAVLETVRRTQSVPVTTSPVPVGGARRDPADIAERIRHLGDLHQAGLVTDAEYSAKKAELLAEL, encoded by the coding sequence ATGGGTGATGTGCTGGCCGGAATTCATGCCACCTGGGAGTTCGACACCGACTCCGTGCTCATCCGCTTCGAACGGGGAATCCGCACGCCGAAGCTCTTCCAGAGCCTGCGTGAACGCCGCATTCCGTACGCGGCGTTGTCCACGGTGACGCTGACCCCCGGCAAGCGGGGCACGGTGGTCCTGCGCGCGGTGCCGAGACCAGGTGCCGATCCACTGCTCGCGGCCGCGGCCGGGCAGCTCAAGGAGGGGAACGACCCCTACCGCCTGGTGCTGCCCGCCGAACGCGAGACGCTCGCCGAGTACTACGCCGACGAGCTCCGCGCCCTGCTCGGATCCGAGGCGTCCCTGCCCGCCGAACGCTTCATGGTGACGGCACCGGAGGCCCCGATGCACTTCAAGGCGTACGACGGCAGGGCCGGCTTCGACGGGTCCCTGGTCTCCTTCCGGTGGTTCTGGACGGGGGCGTCGAGCGCCAAGTGGAAGGCGGGCGACCAGACGTTCCCCGTGGCGGAGCTGGGCGGGATCGAATGGCGTTCCCCCGAGGCCTTCGAGGGATATCTCCGGCTGCTGCCACGTGGCGCGGCGGCGGACTCCGAGGCGGGCGGGCCCGGGCCGGACCCGGCGCCCGACGGGCAGACGCCCGTCCGCGCCCAGCCGGACCAGGATCCCGCCGCTGTGGTGTTCGGTCTGGGCTACGGCCCCGTTCACGAGTCGCTGCCCTTCGCCGCGGCGGTCCTGGAGACCGTCCGCCGGACCCAGTCGGTGCCGGTCACGACCTCGCCGGTCCCGGTGGGCGGCGCACGGCGCGACCCCGCTGACATCGCGGAACGGATACGCCACCTCGGGGACCTGCACCAGGCGGGCCTGGTGACGGACGCCGAGTACAGCGCGAAGAAGGCGGAGCTCCTCGCCGAGCTGTAG
- a CDS encoding sensor histidine kinase: MPPSPTGPPPADGLLSAARRNLRELAHGLSHASHPPTPLFADSPKRWLRLLPYAVVVALTAIFIPVTIDVLTSDYGVSGGVAGALAIGQAVPLLMLAHRPLQAWWIVFTADVAGALVLLARPEQPGNIWPWTPPVIVGYLFVLLALGLRESRHTVVGVWLATGAVGLLLHLVAPVRSDGGALLLFILGTVVLVIGASVRERGEAQRRLAEQSSISEAERAQRTLLEERTRIARELHDVVAHHMSVITVQADSAPYRVSGLSEEALAEFASIAAGARESLAEMRRLLSVLRSDGSRGELAPQPGLDRVQQLVEATVRAGLPAELSMATDVREAVERGGVPQAVDLSAYRIVQEALANVVRHAPGARTRVSVTARDGHLTVLVVNEAARKPGSPLESSGTGHGLVGMRERVRLTGGTLDTGPLPDGGFRVAARLPLPPDRPPSPSVTPEES, translated from the coding sequence ATGCCCCCTTCTCCCACCGGGCCCCCGCCCGCAGACGGTCTGCTGAGCGCCGCCCGCCGCAATCTGCGCGAGCTCGCCCACGGGCTGTCCCACGCGTCCCATCCGCCGACACCGCTGTTCGCCGACTCCCCGAAGCGCTGGCTGCGGCTGCTTCCGTACGCCGTGGTGGTCGCGCTCACCGCGATCTTCATCCCCGTCACGATCGACGTGCTGACCAGCGACTACGGGGTGAGCGGCGGGGTCGCCGGAGCCCTGGCCATCGGCCAGGCCGTGCCCCTGCTGATGCTGGCGCACCGGCCGTTGCAGGCCTGGTGGATCGTCTTCACCGCGGACGTCGCGGGCGCTCTGGTGCTGCTCGCGCGGCCCGAGCAGCCGGGCAACATCTGGCCGTGGACCCCGCCGGTCATCGTGGGCTACCTCTTCGTGCTGCTGGCCCTGGGACTGCGCGAGAGCCGGCACACCGTCGTCGGTGTGTGGCTGGCGACGGGTGCGGTGGGACTGCTCCTGCACCTCGTCGCGCCCGTGCGCAGCGACGGCGGCGCGCTCCTGCTGTTCATTCTCGGCACGGTGGTGCTGGTGATCGGGGCCTCGGTACGCGAACGGGGCGAGGCCCAACGCCGGCTCGCCGAGCAGTCGAGCATCAGCGAGGCCGAGCGGGCGCAGCGCACGCTGCTGGAGGAGCGCACCCGCATCGCCCGCGAGCTCCACGACGTGGTCGCGCACCACATGTCGGTGATCACGGTGCAGGCCGACTCGGCGCCGTACCGGGTGAGCGGGCTCTCCGAGGAGGCGCTGGCGGAGTTCGCGTCGATCGCGGCGGGGGCCCGGGAGTCGCTGGCCGAGATGCGCCGGCTGCTGTCGGTGCTGCGCAGTGACGGCAGCCGGGGCGAACTGGCCCCGCAGCCCGGACTCGACCGGGTGCAGCAGCTGGTGGAGGCGACGGTGCGGGCGGGGCTCCCTGCCGAGCTCTCGATGGCGACGGACGTGCGGGAGGCGGTGGAGCGGGGCGGCGTGCCGCAGGCGGTGGACCTGTCGGCGTACCGCATCGTCCAGGAGGCGCTGGCCAATGTGGTGCGGCACGCGCCGGGTGCGCGGACCCGGGTCTCGGTCACGGCGCGCGACGGCCATCTGACGGTACTGGTCGTGAACGAGGCGGCGAGGAAGCCGGGTTCGCCGCTCGAGTCGTCGGGGACGGGACACGGGCTGGTCGGCATGCGGGAACGCGTACGGTTGACCGGCGGCACACTCGACACCGGCCCCCTGCCGGACGGCGGCTTCCGGGTTGCCGCGCGGCTCCCGCTGCCGCCGGACCGGCCGCCCTCCCCATCCGTGACTCCGGAGGAATCGTGA